Part of the Limihaloglobus sulfuriphilus genome is shown below.
TACTGATTGAGGTTCGGGCTCAAAGATTTGGATATCAGCAGAATACAAGGTGTATTAAAAGACTTTCCGAATGTGCAGCGGGCTATGATCTACGGCTCAAGAGCAATGGGTACCTATAAAAGAGGCTCTGACATTGACCTTGCACTATACGGCAAATCACTCAACCCTGATGAGATAGGCAGAATAAGAATCCAACTCGACGACCTAAAGTCAACATACGTGTCCACGGTGAGCTTGAAAGAAGCAGTATCCTCTCACTCATAGGGCCGCAAAACGTGCTCAAGTCGTTTAATGAATCACTCGAACGGGCAAAACAGCTCGTGGTGGATAACTGAGAATTGCCGCGGCCGGCAGGGCTGTCTTGTGAGCTGTATCCGGAACATGGCGATGTTTCGCAATCCGTTTCAGCAGAGATAACTCGCCGCAGACTCTTAACACAGAGAAGATTCTTCACTCTCGGGTGCGAGAGCTTGTTTGCTCTGCCGGCGTGATTGAGCCCTTGCATAGACAATATCTGCCGTAATCAGAATCGCCAGTATAGCAAAACATGCCGGTATAACGAAAAATGACATTCGCAGCCCGCCGATGTTGCCCAGCAGCCCCATCAGCCAGGTAATTACCCCGCAGCCGGGTATGCCGGCGCATGAAAGCAGGATAAAAATCATTGTCGTATCGCGTTCGTGCAGACGGTTAGTTGAATAGCTCTGAACGCTCGGCCAGAACGGAGCAACACAAACCCCTGTCAGAAACAGCAGAACAAACAAAACCCAAAGCCCCTGTACAAACGGCAGCGCAAGTGTAATCAAGGCCGCTGATGCCGCGGAATATGCCACCAGGTATTTGAGTTGATGCTGTTTTATGAAGAATCCCCAGCCAGACCTGCCAAGAAACATCCCCCCTGCAAAACATGCCGTTCCAACACCGCCCGCCCAGGCGGCACTGACGAAGTTTAGCTGTATAAAGCTCGCCGTCCAGAAGGTAATGCCGAACTCGCCGCCGCCGGCGAAGAACATCGCCGCAAAAAACAGCCAGAAATGCCTGGTGGTGATTATGTCTTTGGCATGGTTTAAGGTTATACTCCAGTGAATTCTTTCCGGGTGGTCAGGGTATTCTTTGCCTTCGCGCTGCGGTGCCAGATATATCAATGATGTCAGAATAGAAAGCCCCGCGGCACTTGCCAGCAGAACCCGCCATGAAACACCCATGGAAAGCAAAGCTCCAACGACAAGAACCGTAACAACAACCCCCACAGACCAGAACGAATGGGTAAAGTTGATATACCTGCCCGGTTCATCGGTGTGCAGATCCTGAATAAACGGCGTAGCAAGACCCTCTATAACACCCTCGCCCATACCGGCTATCGACATGGCAATAAAAAGAATCCAGTACGAGGGTGATATAGCGCAAGTCATTATCCCAATGCCCATTACCAGAACCGAAAGCCCCATTGTCCATCGTTTGCCGATATGCCCCGCGATAAAGCCGCACGACAGCATTATCAGCAGCATTGAGATTGTCCTGCCCAGCTGCATCGCTCCGCCGGCGGTCATGCCGCCCTCTTCCAGCGAGAATCCAAGCTCTGCCGCAAGCGGTACAAGTGAAACGGGCAAAATCACCGAACACGCGGCATAGGCGAAGAAGCATATAAAAGAGGCATAGTCGTATCTGCCAAAACGCAATCGAGCCACGCTACTGCTCCACGTTTACAGGGTTAACATCTTTCCTCAGCCGCCGCAAAAGCCCAAGAGCCATTATCCCCTGCGCCAGGGACAGCAGAGGCACTGACCACAGCGCCGCCCTGAGGCCGATAAAGTCGGCGGCAAAAGTCATCAACAGCAGCATCATGCTGGCGATTCCCCATGCCCCGCCGACTGCTAAGCCCATTCTCTGGCCGAGTTTCAGCCCTCGCGCAGCCTTGCAAAGCGTGACAAGCAGCGGATAGGTAGAACCGGCCAGAAGCCCGGCAGGCAGCAGAAGGATTATCGCCCAGGACCAATCCATCAGCAGCATATATGCCGCGTAAAACGGAAAACCGGCAAACGCGATCAAGGCAACTGTCTCGAGTTCACCCTTTTTATGGGCTATCACCGC
Proteins encoded:
- a CDS encoding nucleotidyltransferase domain-containing protein — protein: MRFGLKDLDISRIQGVLKDFPNVQRAMIYGSRAMGTYKRGSDIDLALYGKSLNPDEIGRIRIQLDDLKSTYVSTVSLKEAVSSHS
- a CDS encoding MFS transporter; the protein is MARLRFGRYDYASFICFFAYAACSVILPVSLVPLAAELGFSLEEGGMTAGGAMQLGRTISMLLIMLSCGFIAGHIGKRWTMGLSVLVMGIGIMTCAISPSYWILFIAMSIAGMGEGVIEGLATPFIQDLHTDEPGRYINFTHSFWSVGVVVTVLVVGALLSMGVSWRVLLASAAGLSILTSLIYLAPQREGKEYPDHPERIHWSITLNHAKDIITTRHFWLFFAAMFFAGGGEFGITFWTASFIQLNFVSAAWAGGVGTACFAGGMFLGRSGWGFFIKQHQLKYLVAYSAASAALITLALPFVQGLWVLFVLLFLTGVCVAPFWPSVQSYSTNRLHERDTTMIFILLSCAGIPGCGVITWLMGLLGNIGGLRMSFFVIPACFAILAILITADIVYARAQSRRQSKQALAPESEESSLC